From Halichoerus grypus chromosome 6, mHalGry1.hap1.1, whole genome shotgun sequence, one genomic window encodes:
- the LOC118538427 gene encoding keratin, type II cytoskeletal cochleal-like, with protein MSCPWSSLCPQPCELDRATEPRAQQEGGASDSAQGKLAWLEAALQRAKHDMVRQLREYQDLMIVKLGLDFEIATYRKLLEGEESRLGLGFGTGSFSLGSAPPCGLGSASGPARLPPPGAGSGALETSAPGGGCALCGSPGCLGGFGCGGARGC; from the exons ATGTCCTGTCCGTGGTCTTCCCTTTGCCCCCAGCCCTGTGAACTAGACAGAGCCACGGAGCCACGAGCTCAGCAGGAGGGGGGTGCCTCGGACAGTGCCCAGGGCAAGCTGGCCTGGCTGGAGGCCGCCCTGCAGCGAGCCAAGCACGACATGGTGCGCCAGCTGCGCGAGTACCAGGATCTCATGATCGTCAAGCTGGGCCTGGACTTTGAGATCGCCACCTACCGCAAGCTGCTGGAGGGCGAGGAGAGCAG GCTTGGTCTGGGATTTGGGACAGGGAGCTTCT CCCTGGGCAGCGCTCCACCCTGCGGGCTCGGCTCAGCCTCGGGCCCCGCCCGCCTGCCGCCTCCCGGAGCGGGCTCCGGCGCCCTGGAGACGAGCGCCCCTGGCGGCGGCTGCGCGCTCTGCGGCTCCCCCGGCTGCCTCGGCGGCTTCGGCTGCGGCGGCGCCCGCGGATGTTGA
- the LOC118538439 gene encoding keratin, type II cuticular Hb1, giving the protein MTCGSGFCGRAFSCMSACGPRPGRCCITAAPYRGVSCYRGLTGGFGSHSVCGGFRAGSCGRSFGYRSGGVCGPSPPCITSVSVNESLLTPLNLEIDPNAQCVKHEEKEQIKCLNSRFAAFIDKVRFLEQQNKLLETKWQFYQNRKCCESNLEPLFEGYIETLRREAECVEADSGRLASELNHVQEVLEGYKKKYEEEVSLRATAENEFVALKKDVDCAYLRKSDLEANAEALTEEIDFLRRLYEEEIRVLNAHISDTSVIVKMDNSRDLNMDCIVAEIKAQYDDIASRSRAEAESWYRSKCEEMKATVIRHGETLRRTKEEINELNRMIQRLTAEVENAKCQNSKLEAAVTQSEQQGEAALSDARCKLAELEAALQKAKQDMACLVKEYQEVMNSKLGLDIEIATYRRLLEGEEQRLCEGVGAVNVCVSSSRGGVVCGDLCVSGSRPVTGSVCSAPCSGNLAVSTGMCAPCAPSAPSAPCAPCNSVTSCGLGTSGVGSCASSCRRC; this is encoded by the exons ATGACCTGCGGATCAGGATTCTGCGGACGCGCCTTCAGCTGCATGTCGGCCTGCGGGCCCCGGCCCGGCCGCTGCTGCATCACGGCCGCCCCCTACCGCGGCGTCTCCTGCTACCGCGGCCTCACCGGGGGCTTCGGCAGCCACAGCGTCTGCGGCGGCTTCCGCGCCGGCTCCTGCGGCCGCAGCTTCGGCTACCGCTCCGGCGGCGTGTGCGGGCCAAGCCCGCCCTGCATCACCAGCGTGTCGGTCAACGAGAGCCTCCTCACGCCCCTCAACCTGGAGATCGACCCCAATGCGCAGTGCGTGAAGCACGAGGAGAAGGAGCAGATCAAGTGCCTCAACAGCAGGTTCGCTGCCTTCATCGACAAG GTGCGCTTCCTGGAGCAGCAGAACAAGCTGCTGGAGACCAAGTGGCAGTTCTACCAGAACCGCAAGTGCTGCGAGAGCAACCTGGAGCCCCTGTTCGAGGGCTACATCGAGACCCTGAGGCGGGAGGCTGAGTGCGTGGAGGCCGACAGCGGGAGGCTGGCCTCGGAGCTCAACCACGTGCAGGAGGTGCTGGAGGGCTACAAGAAGAA GTATGAGGAGGAAGTTTCTCTGAGAGCAACAGCTGAGAATGAATTTGTGGCTCTGAAGAAG GATGTGGACTGCGCCTACCTCCGCAAGTCAGACCTGGAGGCCAACGCGGAGGCCCTGACTGAGGAGATCGACTTCCTGCGGCGCCTGTATGAGGAG GAGATCCGTGTTCTCAATGCCCACATCTCAGACACCTCGGTCATCGTCAAGATGGACAACAGCCGGGACCTGAACATGGACTGCATTGTGGCCGAGATCAAGGCTCAGTACGACGACATCGCCAGCCGCAGCCGGGCTGAGGCCGAGTCCTGGTACCGCAGCAAG TGTGAGGAGATGAAGGCCACGGTGATCCGGCACGGGGAGACCCTGCGCCGCACCAAGGAGGAGATCAATGAGCTCAACCGCATGATCCAGAGGCTGACGGCCGAGGTCGAGAATGCCAAGTGCCAG AACTCCAAGCTGGAGGCCGCAGTGACCCAGTCGGAGCAGCAGGGCGAGGCGGCTCTGAGCGATGCCCGCTGCAAGCTGGCTGAGCTGGAGGCCGCCCTGCAGAAGGCCAAGCAGGACATGGCTTGCCTGGTCAAGGAGTACCAGGAGGTGATGAACTCCAAGCTGGGCCTGGACATCGAGATCGCCACCTACAGGCGGCTGCTGGAAGGCGAAGAACAGAG aCTATGTGAAGGCGTTGGTGCAGTGAATGTCT GTGTCAGCAGCTCCCGGGGCGGGGTCGTCTGCGGGGACCTCTGCGTGTCCGGCTCGCGGCCAGTGACCGGCAGCGTGTGCAGCGCCCCCTGCAGCGGGAACCTGGCGGTGAGCACGGGCATGTGCGCGCCCTGCGCCCCCAGCGCGCCCTCCGCCCCCTGCGCCCCCTGCAACTCCGTCACGTCTTGCGGCCTGGGCACCAGCGGCGTGGGCTCCTGCGCCAGCAGCTGCCGCAGATGCTAG
- the LOC118538444 gene encoding keratin, type II cuticular Hb6: MTCGSYCAGPSFSCMSACGPRPGRCCITAAPYRGVSCYRGLTGGFGSHSVCGGFRAGSCGRSFGYRSGGVCGPSPPCITSVSVNESLLTPLNLEIDPNAQCVKHEEKEQIKYLNSRFAAFIDKVRFLEQQNKLLETKWQFYQNRKCCESNLEPLFEGYIETLRREAECAEADSGRLASELNHVQEVLEGYKKKYEEEVSLRATAENEFVALKKDVDCAYLRKSDLEANAEALTEEIDFLRRLYEEEIRVLNAHISDTSVIVKMDNSRDLNMDCIVAEIKAQYDDIASRSRAEAESWYRSKCEEMKATVIRHGETLRRTKEEINELNRMIQRLTAEVENAKCQNSKLEAAVTQAEQQGEAALSDARSKLAELEAALQKAKQDMACLVKEYQEVMNSKLGLDIEIATYRRLLEGEEQRLCEGVGAVNVCVSSSRGGVVCGDLCASGAAPAVTSRVCSAPCSGNMVVGTGSCAPASSGSCQKC; this comes from the exons ATGACTTGTGGATCTTACTGTGCTGGCCCTTCCTTCAGCTGCATGTCGGCCTGCGGGCCCCGGCCCGGCCGCTGCTGCATCACGGCCGCCCCCTACCGCGGCGTCTCCTGCTACCGCGGCCTCACCGGGGGCTTCGGCAGCCACAGCGTCTGCGGCGGCTTCCGCGCCGGCTCCTGCGGCCGCAGCTTCGGCTACCGCTCCGGCGGCGTGTGCGGGCCAAGCCCGCCCTGCATCACCAGCGTGTCGGTCAACGAGAGCCTCCTCACGCCCCTCAACCTGGAGATCGACCCCAATGCGCAGTGCGTGAAGCACGAGGAGAAGGAGCAGATCAAGTACCTCAACAGCAGGTTCGCTGCCTTCATCGACAAG GTGCGCTTCCTGGAGCAGCAGAACAAGCTGCTGGAGACCAAGTGGCAGTTCTACCAGAACCGCAAGTGCTGCGAGAGCAACCTGGAGCCCCTGTTCGAGGGCTACATCGAGACCCTGAGGAGGGAGGCCGAGTGCGCGGAGGCCGACAGCGGGAGGCTGGCCTCGGAGCTCAACCACGTGCAGGAGGTGCTGGAGGGCTACAAGAAGAA GTATGAGGAGGAAGTTTCTCTGAGAGCAACAGCTGAGAATGAATTTGTGGCTCTGAAGAAG GATGTGGACTGCGCCTACCTCCGCAAGTCAGACCTGGAGGCCAACGCGGAGGCCCTGACTGAGGAGATCGACTTCCTGCGGCGCCTGTATGAGGAG GAGATCCGTGTTCTCAATGCCCACATCTCAGACACCTCGGTCATCGTCAAGATGGACAACAGCCGGGACCTGAACATGGACTGCATTGTGGCCGAGATCAAGGCTCAGTACGACGACATCGCCAGCCGCAGCCGGGCTGAGGCCGAGTCCTGGTACCGCAGCAAG TGTGAGGAGATGAAGGCCACGGTGATCCGGCACGGGGAGACCCTGCGCCGCACCAAGGAGGAGATCAATGAGCTCAACCGCATGATCCAGAGGCTGACGGCCGAGGTCGAGAATGCCAAGTGCCAG AACTCCAAGCTGGAGGCCGCAGTGACCCAGGCTGAGCAGCAGGGCGAAGCGGCTCTGAGCGATGCTCGCAGCAAGCTGGCTGAGCTGGAGGCCGCCCTGCAGAAGGCCAAGCAGGACATGGCTTGCCTGGTCAAGGAGTACCAGGAGGTGATGAACTCCAAGCTGGGCCTGGACATCGAGATCGCCACCTACAGGCGGCTGCTGGAGGGCGAGGAGCAGAG GCTGTGTGAGGGCGTCGGCGCCGTGAATGTGT GCGTCAGCAGCTCCCGCGGTGGCGTCGTCTGTGGCGATCTCTGCGCCTCCGGTGCTGCCCCTGCTGTCACCAGCAGAGTCTGCAGCGCCCCCTGTAGCGGCAACATGGTGGTGGGCACCGGCTCGTGCGCCCCGGCCAGCAGCGGGAGCTGTCAGAAGTGCTAg